In one Methylobacterium sp. SyP6R genomic region, the following are encoded:
- a CDS encoding DUF1674 domain-containing protein, whose amino-acid sequence MSESETPSKTLSPAAQRALAEAEARRAEIDARAEEIRREREINGRGGLEPVRYDDWEVKGLATDF is encoded by the coding sequence ATGAGCGAGAGCGAGACTCCTTCCAAGACCCTGTCCCCGGCGGCGCAGCGGGCACTGGCCGAGGCCGAGGCGCGGCGGGCCGAGATCGACGCCCGGGCGGAGGAGATCCGGCGCGAGCGCGAGATCAACGGGCGCGGCGGCCTGGAGCCGGTGCGCTACGACGACTGGGAGGTGAAGGGCCTGGCGACCGACTTCTGA
- a CDS encoding RsmB/NOP family class I SAM-dependent RNA methyltransferase translates to MDGQHNGGAGSVGAGPEAAGLPARRLAWGIVADLLGKNRGTALEDVMEPVVHRAALPPQDAGLARAIATTTFRHLGVIFNALDQCLAKGLPEDQPGLVALLATGAAQILYLNVQDHAAVDLAVRLAKAEPGLQHLGGLTNAVLRRIVRERDAIRQEGDAEPLRLNTPGWLAQRWIKAYGEETARAIAAAHARGAGLDLTLRPGAALPDGLDGRRLPSGLSLRLDDARTLVPDLPGFADGAWWVQDAAAALPAHLLAVRPGERVADLCAAPGGKTAQLAASGATVLAVDRSAPRLRRLEANLARLGLSAEVRAVDALTLPEDQPFDAVLLDAPCSATGTVRRHPDVAWSKRESDLPRLTALQARLFDKAARLTRPGGRLVYCTCSLEPAEGEVQAETFLKRHPGFVRRPITPEEVGDPALVTPSGDLRTLPSHWPDEGRGGLDGFYAVRLERLGA, encoded by the coding sequence ATGGACGGACAACATAACGGCGGCGCAGGATCGGTGGGCGCAGGACCCGAGGCCGCCGGCCTGCCGGCGCGGCGCCTCGCCTGGGGGATCGTAGCGGACCTGCTCGGCAAGAATCGCGGTACGGCGCTTGAGGACGTGATGGAGCCGGTCGTCCACCGGGCCGCGCTGCCGCCGCAGGATGCCGGCCTCGCCCGCGCCATCGCCACCACGACGTTCCGGCATCTCGGGGTGATCTTCAACGCCCTCGACCAGTGCCTGGCGAAGGGCTTGCCGGAGGACCAGCCGGGCCTCGTCGCGCTGCTCGCCACCGGGGCGGCGCAGATCCTCTACCTCAACGTCCAGGACCACGCCGCCGTCGACCTGGCGGTGCGCCTCGCCAAGGCCGAGCCCGGTCTCCAGCACCTCGGCGGACTCACCAATGCCGTCCTGCGCCGGATCGTCCGCGAGCGCGACGCGATCCGCCAGGAGGGCGACGCCGAGCCGCTGCGCCTCAACACGCCGGGCTGGCTCGCGCAGCGCTGGATCAAGGCCTACGGCGAGGAGACGGCCCGGGCCATCGCGGCGGCCCATGCGCGCGGGGCGGGGCTCGACCTCACCCTGCGCCCGGGCGCCGCGCTTCCCGACGGCCTCGACGGGCGGCGCCTGCCGAGCGGCTTGAGCCTGCGCCTCGACGATGCCCGCACGCTGGTGCCGGATCTGCCCGGCTTCGCGGACGGCGCCTGGTGGGTGCAGGACGCCGCCGCGGCGCTGCCGGCCCATCTCCTCGCGGTGCGGCCCGGCGAGCGGGTCGCCGATCTCTGTGCCGCGCCCGGCGGCAAGACCGCCCAGCTCGCGGCCAGCGGCGCCACGGTGCTGGCGGTCGACCGCTCGGCCCCGCGCCTGCGCCGGCTCGAGGCGAACCTCGCCCGTCTCGGCCTCTCGGCCGAGGTACGGGCGGTCGATGCGCTCACGCTGCCGGAGGACCAGCCCTTCGACGCGGTGCTCCTCGATGCGCCGTGCAGCGCCACCGGCACTGTGCGGCGCCACCCGGACGTCGCCTGGTCGAAGCGCGAGAGCGACCTGCCCCGTCTCACCGCGCTCCAGGCCCGGCTCTTCGACAAGGCGGCGCGGCTCACCCGCCCGGGCGGGCGCCTCGTCTACTGCACCTGCTCCCTGGAGCCGGCGGAGGGCGAGGTGCAGGCCGAGACCTTCCTCAAGCGCCATCCGGGCTTCGTCCGCCGCCCGATCACGCCCGAGGAGGTCGGCGACCCCGCCCTCGTCACGCCGTCGGGCGACCTGCGCACCCTGCCGTCGCACTGGCCCGACGAGGGCCGCGGCGGGCTCGACGGCTTCTATGCGGTGCGGCTGGAGCGGCTCGGCGCGTGA
- a CDS encoding aldo/keto reductase: MDYRQFGRSGLKVPVLSLGTGTFGGNNEFFQRWGQTDVAEASRMVDLCLDAGVNFFDTADIYSQGASEEILGQALKGKRDRALISTKATFPMGEGPNDKGSSRYHLVRACEASLKRLGTDHIDVYFMHGFDALTPVDETLRALDDLVRAGKIGYIGASNFSGWQLMKALSTSERYGLARYVAYQGYYSLVGRHYEWELMPLGLDQGVALMVWSPLGWGRLTGKIRRGANASGRIKAGGAEGGPPVADEALFRVVDVLDALAAETGRSVAQVALNWLLSRPTVANIVVGARNEEQLKQNLGAVGWSLDPAQIARLDAASHETPIYPYWHQKGFDERNPKPTTW; the protein is encoded by the coding sequence ATGGACTATCGGCAGTTCGGCCGCTCCGGCCTCAAGGTTCCGGTTCTGAGCCTCGGCACGGGCACGTTCGGGGGCAACAACGAGTTCTTCCAGCGCTGGGGCCAGACCGACGTCGCCGAGGCGAGCCGGATGGTGGACCTCTGCCTCGATGCCGGGGTCAACTTCTTCGACACCGCCGACATCTACTCGCAGGGCGCCTCCGAGGAGATCCTGGGCCAAGCGCTCAAGGGCAAGCGCGACCGGGCTTTGATCTCCACCAAGGCGACCTTCCCGATGGGCGAGGGGCCGAACGACAAGGGGTCCTCGCGCTACCACCTGGTGCGGGCCTGCGAGGCCAGCCTGAAGCGCCTCGGCACCGACCATATCGACGTCTACTTCATGCACGGTTTCGACGCGCTCACCCCGGTCGACGAGACCCTGCGGGCGCTGGACGACCTCGTCCGGGCCGGCAAGATCGGCTATATCGGCGCCTCGAATTTTTCCGGCTGGCAGCTGATGAAGGCGCTCTCGACCTCCGAGCGCTATGGGCTCGCCCGCTACGTCGCCTATCAGGGCTACTACTCGCTCGTCGGCCGCCATTACGAGTGGGAGCTGATGCCGCTCGGCCTCGACCAGGGCGTCGCCCTGATGGTCTGGAGCCCGCTCGGCTGGGGCCGCCTCACCGGCAAGATCCGCCGCGGCGCCAATGCCAGCGGGCGCATCAAGGCGGGCGGCGCCGAAGGGGGACCGCCGGTCGCCGACGAGGCCCTGTTCCGGGTCGTCGACGTCCTCGATGCCCTCGCCGCCGAGACCGGTCGCAGCGTGGCGCAGGTGGCGCTCAACTGGCTGCTCAGCCGCCCGACGGTGGCCAACATCGTGGTCGGCGCCCGCAACGAGGAGCAGCTGAAGCAGAATCTCGGTGCCGTCGGCTGGAGCCTCGATCCGGCCCAGATCGCCCGCCTCGACGCGGCGAGCCACGAGACGCCGATCTATCCCTACTGGCACCAGAAGGGCTTCGACGAGCGCAACCCGAAACCGACCACCTGGTAG
- a CDS encoding nucleobase:cation symporter-2 family protein, with protein sequence MPVEPADAVDEMLPPARLVPLALQHVLVMYAGAVAVPLIVGRALGLKPEEVAFLISADLFACGLATLIQSAGLLGFGIRLPVMMGVTFASVGPILSMGALPEVGLLGIYGAVIASGVFGLLVAPHVSRLLPLFPPVVTGTIILVIGISLMRVGINWAGGGQPTLTKIIDGVPVAVPNPNYAQAGGLGIALLVLLVILALLRWGRGFIANVAVLLGIVAGSVVAAMLGLMHVDKVAAAPWFAPVLPFHFGWPQFHLVPIATMCVVMIVTMIESTGMFLALGEITGRPVSQKDLARGLRADGLGTLLGGIFNTFPYTSFSQNVGLVGVTGVRSRYITVAGGVILLALGLLPKMAALVEAVPQVVLGGAGLVMFGMVAATGARILTAVDFRGQPRNQFVVAVAVGFGMIPLVAPTFFRNLPHALHPLLESGILLASIAAVLLNAFFNGLGSTEQAGRDATKAAAAAEHV encoded by the coding sequence ATGCCAGTCGAGCCCGCCGACGCCGTCGACGAGATGTTGCCGCCGGCCCGCCTCGTGCCGCTCGCGCTGCAGCACGTGCTGGTGATGTATGCGGGCGCCGTGGCGGTGCCGCTGATCGTCGGCCGGGCGCTGGGCCTGAAGCCGGAAGAGGTCGCCTTCCTCATCAGTGCCGACCTGTTCGCCTGCGGCCTCGCGACCCTGATCCAGTCGGCGGGCCTCCTCGGGTTCGGTATCCGCCTGCCGGTGATGATGGGCGTGACCTTCGCGTCGGTCGGCCCGATCCTGTCGATGGGGGCGCTGCCGGAGGTCGGGCTTCTCGGCATCTACGGTGCGGTGATCGCCTCCGGCGTCTTCGGCCTCTTGGTCGCGCCCCATGTCAGCCGCCTGCTGCCGCTGTTTCCGCCGGTCGTCACCGGCACGATCATCCTGGTCATCGGCATCTCGCTGATGCGGGTCGGGATCAACTGGGCCGGCGGCGGCCAGCCGACCCTGACGAAGATCATCGACGGCGTGCCCGTCGCCGTGCCGAACCCGAATTACGCGCAGGCCGGCGGCCTCGGCATCGCCCTCCTGGTGCTGCTCGTGATCCTCGCCCTGCTCCGCTGGGGGCGGGGCTTCATCGCCAACGTGGCGGTGCTGCTCGGCATCGTCGCCGGCTCGGTCGTGGCGGCGATGCTCGGCCTCATGCATGTCGACAAGGTCGCGGCCGCCCCCTGGTTCGCCCCCGTGCTGCCGTTCCATTTCGGCTGGCCGCAATTCCATCTGGTGCCGATCGCCACGATGTGCGTCGTGATGATCGTGACGATGATCGAGTCGACCGGGATGTTTCTGGCGCTGGGCGAGATCACCGGCCGGCCGGTCTCGCAGAAGGACCTCGCCCGGGGCCTGCGCGCCGACGGGCTCGGCACGCTGTTGGGGGGCATCTTCAATACCTTCCCCTACACCTCGTTCTCGCAGAATGTCGGCCTCGTCGGGGTGACCGGGGTGCGCTCGCGCTATATCACGGTGGCGGGCGGCGTCATCCTGCTGGCGCTCGGATTGCTGCCGAAGATGGCCGCCCTCGTCGAGGCGGTGCCGCAGGTGGTGCTCGGCGGCGCGGGGCTGGTGATGTTCGGCATGGTCGCGGCGACCGGCGCGCGCATCCTCACGGCGGTGGACTTTCGCGGCCAACCGAGGAACCAGTTCGTGGTGGCGGTCGCGGTCGGCTTCGGCATGATCCCGCTGGTGGCGCCGACCTTCTTCCGCAACCTGCCGCACGCGCTGCATCCGCTGCTCGAATCGGGCATCCTGCTCGCCTCGATCGCCGCGGTGCTGCTCAACGCCTTCTTCAACGGGCTGGGCAGCACCGAGCAGGCGGGCCGGGACGCCACCAAAGCTGCGGCCGCCGCCGAACACGTCTGA
- the rnhA gene encoding ribonuclease HI, which translates to MRTIVYADGGCDPNPGPGGWGVVIQAPEGTVELCGGDPQSTNNRMELTAAIRALEHFPEGAAIEMRCDSQYVVKSVTEWIRGWKLKGWRTTTGPVKNVELMQRLDELAARRDVRWVWVKGHSGEAGNERADRLAAQGRRQALGLPPRADIAPAKMPTTTPAPSPAPAAPPAEPAPRGTSIPVDGALGLRLSRAAKQAGTTPQAYADEVLRLTLDLGPEGLALLREAKARKLPAA; encoded by the coding sequence ATGCGAACCATCGTGTATGCCGACGGCGGCTGCGATCCCAATCCCGGCCCGGGCGGCTGGGGCGTGGTGATTCAGGCGCCGGAGGGCACCGTCGAGCTGTGCGGGGGCGACCCGCAGAGCACCAACAACCGCATGGAGCTGACCGCGGCGATCCGGGCGCTGGAGCATTTTCCCGAGGGCGCGGCGATCGAGATGCGCTGCGACAGCCAGTACGTGGTGAAATCGGTCACGGAGTGGATCCGCGGCTGGAAGCTCAAGGGCTGGCGCACCACCACCGGCCCGGTGAAGAACGTCGAGCTGATGCAGCGCCTCGACGAGCTGGCGGCGCGGCGCGACGTGCGCTGGGTCTGGGTGAAGGGCCATTCCGGCGAGGCCGGCAACGAGCGCGCCGACCGGCTGGCGGCGCAAGGGCGGCGCCAGGCCCTCGGCCTGCCGCCGCGGGCCGACATCGCGCCGGCCAAGATGCCCACGACGACGCCGGCCCCATCCCCGGCTCCCGCCGCTCCGCCCGCGGAGCCCGCGCCGCGCGGGACCTCGATCCCGGTCGACGGGGCGCTGGGTCTTCGCCTCTCGCGGGCGGCCAAGCAGGCCGGCACCACGCCGCAGGCCTATGCCGACGAGGTGCTGCGCCTCACGCTCGATCTCGGGCCCGAGGGGCTGGCGCTCCTGCGCGAGGCGAAAGCCCGGAAGCTGCCGGCGGCGTAG
- a CDS encoding PH domain-containing protein: MGLLDGLLGHGSDAAPEAVAQELDGMLVPGETVQVAFRVIRDLMVFTDRRMILVDKQGVTGRKVSYLTVPYRAITSFSIENAGNFDLDSELTIWVSGRPDPISRTLKRGADIRGIQRAIAATLR; the protein is encoded by the coding sequence ATGGGCTTGCTCGACGGCCTGCTCGGCCATGGCAGCGATGCGGCGCCGGAGGCGGTGGCGCAGGAACTCGACGGGATGCTGGTGCCGGGCGAGACCGTGCAGGTGGCGTTCCGGGTGATCCGCGACCTGATGGTCTTCACCGACCGGCGGATGATCCTGGTCGACAAGCAGGGCGTGACCGGTCGCAAGGTCTCCTACCTCACGGTGCCCTACCGGGCGATCACCTCGTTCTCGATCGAGAATGCCGGCAATTTCGACCTCGATTCGGAACTGACGATCTGGGTCTCGGGCCGGCCCGATCCGATCAGCCGCACCCTCAAGCGTGGGGCCGACATCCGCGGCATCCAGCGGGCGATCGCCGCGACATTGCGCTGA
- a CDS encoding MHYT domain-containing protein, whose amino-acid sequence MAHEGVHDPVLVGLSIAIAMLASFVALDLAGRMTAATGWARRAWLTVAALVLGGGVWSMHFVAMLAFRLPGLDITYDLGLTLLSLALPVAVTAFGLAIAQRRKAGSGAIVAAGVVTGLGIASMHYTGMAAMRLPATLHYDPAWVAASVLIAVGAATVAIRLALAESGLPLRVAASGAMGLAIAGMHYAAMRGLHVSQSGGADHAGIGARVDQIRLAVGVTAVTFLVLTLALAAAAIDRRVSQRAAREAAALRASEERYRLLLQSVTDYAIFMLDRDGVVANWNAGARRIKGYEAEEIVGTHFSRFYTAEDREAGVPARALATAAGSGKFEAEGWRVRRDGTRFWASVVIDPIVGEDGRLVGFAKVTRDITERKAAQEALVQAQAALAQAQKMEAVGQLTGGVAHDFNNLLMAVLGSLELLRKRLPDDPRLLRLVDNAVQGAERGAALTQRMLAFARRQELKPEAVDLARLVCDMTDLLRRSIGPGVRIETRFPAGLPPALVDAHQLELALLNLVVNARDAMPAGGIVTVAARLSEAEPAGEDGLDPCLPALGLPMLCLSVADTGTGMDEATLARAQEPFFTTKGVGRGTGLGLSMVHGLAAQSRGRLVLRSRPGTGTTAEIWLPVAAPEAASAPSPGEALSGRVPLRPVAPQVVLVVDDDPLVLENTAAMLEDLGHRVIEARSGREALELMRRARTLDLVLTDHAMPEMTGLQLAARLAAERPALRLILATGYADLGPDEATSLPRLAKPYDQAALARMIEAVVRGTQAGAADDDTVVPFPKSA is encoded by the coding sequence ATGGCGCATGAAGGCGTCCACGATCCCGTCCTCGTCGGCCTGTCGATCGCGATCGCCATGCTGGCGTCCTTCGTGGCGCTCGACCTCGCCGGCCGGATGACGGCCGCGACCGGCTGGGCCCGGCGGGCCTGGCTCACGGTCGCCGCCCTGGTGCTCGGCGGCGGCGTCTGGTCGATGCATTTCGTGGCGATGCTGGCCTTCCGCCTGCCGGGCCTCGACATCACCTACGATCTCGGCCTCACCCTGCTCTCCCTCGCGCTGCCGGTCGCCGTCACGGCGTTCGGCCTCGCCATCGCCCAGAGGCGGAAGGCCGGGTCGGGCGCGATCGTTGCCGCGGGCGTCGTGACCGGGCTCGGCATCGCCTCGATGCATTATACCGGCATGGCGGCGATGCGGCTCCCCGCCACGCTCCACTATGATCCGGCCTGGGTCGCCGCCTCGGTGCTGATCGCGGTCGGGGCCGCCACGGTGGCGATCCGGCTGGCTTTGGCCGAGAGCGGGCTTCCCTTGCGTGTCGCGGCCTCCGGGGCGATGGGGCTCGCCATCGCGGGCATGCATTACGCCGCCATGCGGGGCCTGCACGTGTCGCAATCGGGCGGGGCCGACCATGCCGGTATCGGGGCGCGGGTCGACCAGATCCGCCTCGCCGTCGGCGTCACCGCGGTCACCTTCCTGGTCCTCACGCTCGCGCTTGCCGCCGCGGCGATCGACCGTCGCGTCTCCCAGCGGGCCGCCCGCGAAGCCGCGGCCTTGCGCGCCAGCGAGGAGCGCTACCGCCTGCTCCTCCAGAGCGTGACCGACTACGCGATCTTCATGCTCGACCGCGACGGCGTGGTGGCGAACTGGAATGCCGGCGCCCGCCGGATCAAGGGCTACGAGGCCGAGGAGATCGTCGGCACCCACTTCTCGCGCTTCTACACCGCGGAGGACCGGGAGGCGGGCGTGCCGGCCCGGGCGCTCGCCACCGCGGCCGGGAGCGGCAAGTTCGAGGCCGAGGGCTGGCGGGTGCGCCGGGACGGCACCCGGTTCTGGGCCAGCGTCGTCATCGACCCGATCGTCGGCGAGGACGGCCGGCTCGTCGGCTTCGCCAAGGTCACGCGCGACATCACCGAGCGCAAGGCGGCGCAGGAGGCCCTGGTCCAGGCGCAAGCGGCCCTCGCCCAGGCCCAGAAGATGGAGGCGGTGGGCCAGCTCACCGGCGGGGTCGCCCACGACTTCAACAACCTGCTGATGGCGGTGCTGGGCAGCCTCGAATTGCTGCGCAAGCGCCTGCCCGACGATCCCCGCCTGCTGCGCTTGGTCGACAACGCGGTGCAGGGCGCCGAGCGCGGCGCGGCGCTCACCCAGCGCATGCTCGCCTTCGCCCGGCGCCAGGAGTTGAAGCCCGAGGCGGTGGATCTCGCGCGCCTCGTTTGCGACATGACCGATCTGCTCCGGCGCTCGATCGGTCCCGGCGTGCGGATCGAGACGCGCTTTCCCGCCGGGCTGCCGCCGGCCCTGGTCGATGCCCACCAGCTGGAGCTCGCGCTCCTCAACCTCGTGGTGAATGCCCGCGACGCGATGCCGGCGGGCGGCATCGTCACGGTCGCGGCCCGGCTGAGTGAGGCGGAGCCGGCCGGGGAAGACGGGCTCGATCCCTGCCTTCCCGCCCTCGGCCTCCCCATGCTCTGCCTTTCGGTAGCCGATACCGGGACCGGCATGGACGAGGCGACCCTCGCCCGGGCGCAGGAGCCGTTCTTCACCACCAAGGGCGTCGGCCGGGGCACGGGCCTCGGCCTCTCGATGGTGCACGGCCTGGCGGCGCAGTCGCGCGGCCGCCTGGTGCTGCGCAGCCGGCCGGGCACCGGCACCACCGCCGAGATCTGGCTGCCGGTGGCGGCGCCCGAGGCCGCGTCGGCACCCTCGCCGGGGGAGGCGCTCTCCGGCCGCGTCCCGCTCCGCCCCGTGGCGCCGCAGGTGGTCCTCGTCGTCGACGACGATCCCCTGGTGCTCGAGAATACCGCGGCGATGCTGGAGGACCTGGGCCACCGCGTGATCGAGGCCCGCTCCGGCCGGGAAGCCCTGGAGCTGATGCGCCGCGCCCGCACCCTCGACCTGGTCCTGACCGATCACGCCATGCCGGAGATGACCGGGCTCCAGCTCGCCGCCCGCCTCGCCGCCGAGCGGCCGGCGCTCCGGCTGATCCTCGCCACCGGCTATGCCGACCTCGGCCCCGACGAGGCCACCAGCCTGCCACGGCTCGCCAAGCCCTACGACCAGGCGGCGCTGGCCCGGATGATCGAGGCGGTGGTGCGGGGGACGCAGGCCGGCGCAGCCGACGACGACACGGTGGTGCCGTTTCCGAAGAGTGCGTGA
- a CDS encoding heparinase II/III family protein: MGWGPDRWRFYRLVGHEAGRVLRGAAVRATSRPSALARLRPTGLVIAPQDLRTSDPTIAADIYAGLFVFAGRALATGGRSPFDFAPPSPQWGEALYGFGWLRHLRAAESALSRANARAFVQDFMAGRGDPVLAQRPSVVARRLISLLCQSPLVLEGADHAFYQAFLKLIGRSTRSLDRALRRGVMPRDRLVCAVALAYAGLCCEGFEPVLRRGTRLLHRELTRQILPDGGHRSRDPGFGKDLLLDLLPLRQSFLSRDIAPPDSLLNAIDRMLPLLRLLRHGDASLGHHNGMGATAADQLATLLVYDGALAKPLMHAPHSGYARLEGGGGTLVVVDIGTAPPPAYSALAGAGCLSFELSCGPQRLVVNCGMPATGEEMRELARTTAAHSTACLSDSSSCRFLALSQPGLIHPLAAWLKRRMGPIVVRGPEEVTVERGTDAAGAGVLAARHDGYAPTLGFLHERRWRLHPDGALLEGHDGFVHDASGRGGSVEAAIRFHLHPTVRASRVGRGVRLAGAGAPWLFEADEVDPVIEESVFFAAFNGARRTEQIVLHLTATDGTRVAWRFRRLAA; this comes from the coding sequence GTGGGTTGGGGGCCTGACCGCTGGCGATTCTACCGGCTCGTCGGGCACGAGGCGGGGCGCGTCCTGCGGGGTGCGGCCGTCCGCGCGACCTCGCGCCCCTCGGCGCTCGCCCGCCTGCGCCCGACCGGCCTCGTCATCGCGCCGCAGGACCTGCGCACCAGCGACCCGACCATCGCGGCCGACATCTATGCCGGCCTGTTCGTGTTCGCCGGCCGGGCCCTCGCTACCGGCGGACGCTCGCCCTTCGACTTCGCGCCGCCCTCGCCGCAATGGGGCGAGGCGCTCTACGGCTTCGGCTGGCTTCGCCACCTGCGTGCCGCCGAGAGCGCGCTGTCGCGCGCCAACGCCCGCGCCTTCGTGCAGGATTTCATGGCCGGCCGCGGCGATCCGGTCCTGGCCCAGCGCCCCTCCGTGGTCGCCCGTCGGCTGATCTCGCTCCTGTGCCAGTCGCCCCTGGTGCTGGAGGGGGCCGACCACGCCTTCTACCAGGCCTTCCTGAAGCTGATCGGGCGCTCCACCCGCAGTCTCGACCGGGCGCTGCGCCGCGGCGTGATGCCCCGCGACCGGCTCGTCTGCGCGGTGGCGCTCGCCTATGCGGGCCTGTGCTGCGAAGGCTTCGAGCCCGTCCTGCGCCGGGGCACGCGGCTCCTCCACCGCGAGCTGACCCGCCAGATCCTGCCCGATGGCGGCCATCGCAGCCGCGATCCGGGCTTTGGCAAGGACCTGCTCCTCGATCTCCTGCCGCTCCGCCAGAGTTTTCTCAGCCGCGACATCGCCCCGCCGGACTCCCTGCTCAACGCCATCGACCGGATGCTGCCGCTCCTGCGCCTCCTGCGCCACGGCGACGCCTCGCTCGGCCACCACAACGGCATGGGGGCGACCGCCGCCGACCAGCTCGCCACCCTGCTGGTCTATGACGGCGCGCTGGCCAAGCCCCTGATGCACGCGCCGCATTCCGGTTACGCCCGCCTCGAGGGCGGGGGCGGCACCCTGGTGGTGGTCGATATCGGGACCGCTCCGCCGCCGGCCTACTCGGCGCTGGCCGGGGCCGGCTGCCTGTCCTTCGAGCTGTCCTGCGGGCCGCAGCGGCTGGTGGTGAATTGCGGCATGCCGGCCACCGGCGAGGAGATGCGCGAACTTGCCCGCACCACCGCGGCCCACTCCACCGCGTGCCTCTCCGATTCCTCCTCCTGCCGGTTCCTCGCCCTGTCGCAGCCGGGCCTGATCCATCCGCTCGCCGCCTGGCTGAAGCGCCGGATGGGGCCGATCGTCGTGCGCGGTCCCGAGGAGGTCACGGTCGAGCGCGGCACCGACGCGGCCGGGGCCGGCGTGCTCGCCGCCCGGCACGACGGCTACGCCCCGACGCTCGGCTTCCTGCACGAGCGGCGCTGGCGCCTGCACCCGGACGGCGCCCTGCTGGAGGGCCATGACGGCTTCGTGCACGACGCGAGCGGACGTGGGGGCTCGGTCGAGGCGGCGATCCGCTTCCACCTCCACCCGACCGTTCGGGCGAGCCGGGTCGGGCGCGGGGTGCGGCTCGCCGGAGCCGGCGCGCCCTGGCTGTTCGAGGCCGACGAGGTCGATCCGGTGATCGAGGAGAGCGTGTTCTTCGCCGCCTTCAACGGGGCCCGCCGCACCGAGCAGATCGTGCTGCACCTTACCGCCACCGACGGCACCCGGGTGGCCTGGCGCTTCCGCCGCCTGGCGGCGTGA
- a CDS encoding GGDEF domain-containing protein — MKLDAPTLVTVTVFVMVVMGALYLLSWSQARQTRALGFLGAAQVVGAAAVTLFGLRGVIPDWLSIGLANAVMLGAFGLIWGGARSFEGRRVPFAWLAAGPLLWLAACLVPPFYASLGARVILSSVIAGLCCTLAARTLWHHRGDRLPSRAPAAILLASEGLLIWARIPATLVLPVPPTGTPTQTVWVAILCFVALLYTVAVSVLFMALAKERLEAEQRRVAGTDPLTGIANRRALAAEARRVLAAGPVALLLFDLDHFKRVNDTFGHAVGDAVLIGFCAAARQVLPAGTAFGRLGGEEFACLLPGVGAAQAASVAETVRLAVAAMRPDLVPGLAVTVSVGVARSSGAGGAGDFETLLGLADRALYQAKAQGRDRVVLAGPGLRQVA, encoded by the coding sequence ATGAAGCTGGACGCGCCCACCCTGGTGACCGTGACCGTCTTCGTGATGGTCGTCATGGGCGCGCTGTACCTCCTGTCCTGGAGCCAGGCCCGGCAGACCCGGGCACTGGGCTTCCTCGGGGCGGCCCAGGTGGTCGGCGCCGCCGCGGTCACGCTGTTCGGCCTGCGCGGCGTCATTCCGGACTGGCTGTCGATCGGGCTCGCCAATGCGGTGATGCTCGGGGCCTTCGGGCTGATCTGGGGTGGCGCCCGCTCGTTCGAGGGGCGGCGCGTCCCGTTCGCCTGGCTCGCCGCCGGCCCGCTCCTCTGGCTCGCCGCCTGCCTGGTGCCGCCCTTCTACGCCTCGCTCGGCGCCCGGGTGATCCTGTCCTCGGTGATCGCCGGGCTCTGCTGCACGCTCGCCGCCCGCACCCTCTGGCACCATCGCGGCGACCGGCTGCCGTCGCGGGCCCCGGCGGCGATCCTGCTCGCCAGCGAGGGGCTGCTGATCTGGGCGCGGATCCCCGCTACTCTGGTCCTGCCGGTCCCGCCGACCGGCACCCCGACCCAGACCGTCTGGGTCGCGATCCTGTGCTTCGTCGCCCTGCTCTACACGGTGGCGGTCTCGGTGCTGTTCATGGCGCTCGCCAAGGAGCGCCTGGAGGCCGAGCAGCGCCGCGTCGCCGGAACCGACCCGCTCACCGGCATCGCCAATCGCCGGGCGCTGGCGGCCGAGGCCCGCCGCGTCCTTGCCGCCGGACCCGTCGCCCTGCTGCTGTTCGATCTCGACCACTTCAAGCGGGTCAACGACACCTTCGGCCACGCCGTCGGCGACGCGGTGCTGATCGGCTTCTGCGCCGCCGCCCGCCAGGTCCTGCCGGCGGGCACCGCGTTCGGGCGCCTCGGCGGCGAGGAATTCGCCTGCCTCCTGCCGGGCGTCGGCGCGGCCCAGGCGGCCTCCGTCGCCGAGACCGTGCGCCTCGCCGTGGCGGCGATGCGCCCCGACCTGGTGCCCGGCCTCGCCGTCACGGTCAGCGTCGGCGTCGCCAGAAGTTCCGGCGCCGGGGGCGCGGGCGATTTCGAGACCCTGCTCGGCCTCGCCGACCGGGCGCTCTACCAGGCCAAGGCGCAAGGGCGCGACCGGGTGGTCCTCGCCGGGCCGGGGTTGCGGCAGGTGGCGTGA